The following proteins are co-located in the Spartinivicinus poritis genome:
- a CDS encoding type II toxin-antitoxin system Phd/YefM family antitoxin → MDVISIHQAKSSLSQLVARAEQGETILVGAYGKAQAKIVPTSFEDKPKKKIGILAGKLHIPEDFDEPLEDDVLAAFEGKLGS, encoded by the coding sequence ATGGACGTCATATCAATACACCAAGCCAAAAGCTCCTTATCTCAGCTTGTGGCTAGAGCTGAGCAGGGGGAAACCATTCTGGTAGGTGCTTACGGCAAAGCACAGGCCAAGATTGTACCTACCAGCTTTGAAGACAAGCCTAAAAAGAAAATAGGTATACTCGCTGGCAAGCTTCATATTCCTGAAGACTTCGACGAGCCATTGGAAGATGATGTGCTGGCAGCGTTTGAAGGCAAGCTAGGCAGCTAA